A section of the Phoenix dactylifera cultivar Barhee BC4 unplaced genomic scaffold, palm_55x_up_171113_PBpolish2nd_filt_p 002258F, whole genome shotgun sequence genome encodes:
- the LOC120109484 gene encoding octanoyltransferase LIP2p, chloroplastic-like — protein sequence MEGWSWQKFLVRRRHILIERDEDHSDTLIILQHPPVYTLGTSSSEKYLNFDIQNSPYDIYRTERGGEVTYHGLDSGHSLPEIYVCIYTQKDLELVMYPILNLRYHKMDLHWYLRSLEEVIIRVLLSTFSVKASRLEGFTGVWVGNHKVAAIGIRVSKWVTYHGLALNVTADLAPFRHIVPCGIRDREVGNLKELLGTTEDANLMDVAHKSLIEEFSEVFQLSLDYRLISELDLPEGRS from the exons ATGGAGGGATGGTCTTGGCAAAAATTCTTGGTAAGGAGGAGGCACATTTTGATAGAAAGGGATGAAGATCACTCTGACACGTTGATTATTCTTCAACATCCTCCTGTTTATACATTGGGTACTAGCAGTTCGGAGAAATACCTGAATTTTGATATACAAAATTCTCCCTATGATATTTACCGGACTGAACGGGGTGGAGAAGTCACCTATCATGGCCTGGACAg TGGACATAGCTTGCCAGAGATATACGTTTGTATATACACGCAGAAAGATCTTGAA CTTGTTATGTACCCTATTCTCAATTTGCGGTATCACAAAATGGATCTGCATTGGTACCTTAGGTCACTTGAAGAAGTGATAATCCGGGTCCTTTTATCTACTTTCTCTGTCAAGGCATCCAGACTTGAGGGTTTCACTGGAGTTTGGGTTG GAAATCACAAGGTTGCTGCAATTGGAATTCGGGTTTCTAAGTGGGTAACATATCATGGTTTGGCATTGAATGTTACGGCAGATTTAGCTCCCTTTCGGCACATTGTTCCCTGTGGCATACGGGACCGTGAGGTTGGTAATCTAAAGGAGCTGTTGGGGACAACTGAAGATGCTAATTTAATGGATGTCGCTCATAAATCCTTGATTGAAGAATTCTCTGAAGTTTTCCAGCTTTCTCTTGATTACAGATTAATCTCTGAATTGGACCTTCCTGAGGGAAGGTCATGA